In one Alosa alosa isolate M-15738 ecotype Scorff River chromosome 14, AALO_Geno_1.1, whole genome shotgun sequence genomic region, the following are encoded:
- the LOC125307172 gene encoding AKT-interacting protein — MNPFWSMSTNTGRKRSDSEEQSGQGEHRASPARPPFGKKQLPSIPKNTVPVTKPPSPATSAQSANGTHASYGPFYLEYSLLAEFTLVIKQKLPGIYVQPSYRSALMWFGVIFIRHGLYQDGVFKFTVYIPDNYPDGDCPRVVFDIPVFHPLVDPESGELDVRRAFTKWRRNHNHIWQVLMYARTVFYKINTMEPLNPEAAVLYDKDVQLFKSKVVESVKLCNSHLFDKPKIDDPYAISFSPWNPTVHEEAKERMFTHKRRPEDHHKGLQVSGLSWVKPGSTQPFSKEDSTLQT, encoded by the exons ATGAACCCTTTCTGGAGTATGTCTACAAATACTGGTCGTAAG AGGTCCGACAGCGAGGAGCAGAGTGGGCAGGGAGAGCACAGAGCCAGCCCGGCCCGGCCTCCGTTTGGAAAGAAGCAGCTCCCCTCCATCCCCAAGAACACAGTCCCCGTCACGAAGCCCCCATCCCCGGCCACCTCCGCGCAGTCTGCCAACGGCACGCATGCCTCCTACGGGCCTTTCTACCTGGAGTACTCGTTACTGGCAGAGTT CACACTTGTGATCAAGCAGAAACTTCCAGGCATTTATGTGCAGCCTTCCTACAGATCAGCCTTGA TGTGGTTTGGTGTCATATTCATCAGGCATGGATTGTACCAAGATGGAGTTTTTAAGTTCACCGTCTACATCCCTGATAACTACCCTGATGGAGACTGCCCA AGGGTGGTGTTTGATATTCCAGTCTTCCATCCACTAGTGGATCCTGAATCAGGGGAGCTTGATGTCCGAAGAGCATTCACAAAATGGAG GCGCAATCACAACCACATTTGGCAGGTCCTGATGTATGCACGCACAGTCTTCTACAAGATCAACACCATGGAGCCGCTTAACCCAGAAGCCGCCGTTCT GTATGACAAGGATGTGCAGCTCTTCAAAAGCAAGGTGGTGGAAAGCGTAAAGCTGTGCAACAGCCACCTCTTTGACAAGCCCAAGATCGATGATCCTTACGCAATAAG TTTCTCCCCATGGAACCCAACAGTCCACGAGGAGGCGAAGGAGAGGATGTTCACACATAAA AGACGACCTGAGGATCACCACAAGGGCCTACAGGTGTCCGGCCTGTCATGGGTGAAGCCTGGATCCACGCAACCCTTCAGCAAAGAGGACAGCACTCTTCAGACTTAA
- the rpl23a gene encoding 60S ribosomal protein L23a, which translates to MAPKAKKEAVPAKTEAKSKALKAKKAVLKGVHSQKKKKMRTSPTFRRPKTLRLKRQPKYPRKSAPRRNKLDHYAIIKFPLTTESAMKKIEDNNTLVFIVDVKANKHQIKHAVKKLYDIDVAKVNTLIRPDGEKKAYVRLAPDYDALDVANKIGII; encoded by the exons ATGGCACCGAAGGCGAAGAAAGAAGCTGTGCCTGCTAAGACCGAGGCTAAGTCTAAGGCCTTGAAGGCCAAGAAGGCTGTTCTCAAAGGAGTACACAgccaaaagaagaagaaaatgagGACTAGTCCAACCTTCCGTCGCCCAAAGACCCTGCGTCTGAAAAGGCAACCCAAATACCCCAGGAAGAGCGCGCCTCGTCGCAACAA GTTGGATCACTATGCCATCATCAAATTCCCACTCACCACAGAGTCTGCCATGAAGAAGATTGAGGACAACAACACCCTGGTCTTCATCGTTGATGTTAAGGCCAATAAGCATCAGATCAAACACGCTGTCAAGAAGCTGTACGACATTGATGTGGCCAAAGTCAACACGCTCATCAGGCCTGATGGGGAGAAGAAGGCATACGTTCGTCTTGCACCAGATTATGATGCATTGGACGTTGCAAACAAAATTGGCATCATCTAA